One Penaeus monodon isolate SGIC_2016 chromosome 37, NSTDA_Pmon_1, whole genome shotgun sequence genomic region harbors:
- the LOC119596105 gene encoding uncharacterized protein LOC119596105, producing MMAFVSSFSPRFAPPCVGLGLRRLEWRRSLVLQASPSSLSRSPRDRLQGRLVQRRLHFWRFESRVGVPRLTGMVRVIMPKRNIRIQMFRPESEGGAKTPLADLSTFARDVRPNPERFKCRLSPFVLPTEASGAVVFPC from the exons ATGATGGCtttcgtctcttccttctctcctcgttTCGCCCCGCCCTGTGTAGGCCTCGGGCTGCGGCGCCTGGAATGGCGGCGCTCGCTCGTCCTGCAGGCCTCaccttcctcgctctctcgctccccgAGGGACAGGCTTCAGGGACGTTTGGTGCAGCGCCGTCTGCACTTTTGGAGATTTGAATCAAG AGTTGGAGTTCCCAGGCTGACGGGGATGGTGAGGGTGATTATGCCTAAGAGGAACATTCGTATACAGATGTTTCGTCCAGAGTCCGAAGGCGGAGCCAAAACACCTCTGGCGGATCTCTCCACATTTGCACGCGACGTTCGGCCAAACCCCGAGCGTTTTAAATGTAGATTAAGTCCATTTGTACTTCCGACTGAGGCTTCTGGTGCTGTTGTTTTTCCTTGTTAG